A single region of the Sorghum bicolor cultivar BTx623 chromosome 7, Sorghum_bicolor_NCBIv3, whole genome shotgun sequence genome encodes:
- the LOC8058046 gene encoding ubiquitin-like-specific protease 1 isoform X3, protein MYGARRKTGINSVQPRNLQYTHKEKELLEPNTSTKSLDAELTELTEEKVKDVTKIFMPVNVTKVHWILVVMDFQKSEVQILDSLKSNTYVAPAYLVTTSLEMYLMIKFGLATGFPKRRNLDLTEQTNTCDCGLHVLLYIQRYGCSDMYGIDEVSNMLVK, encoded by the exons ATGTATGGTGCCAGACGGAAAACGGGAATCAATTCAGTGCAGCCTCGGAACCTTCAATACACTCACAAAGAG AAAGAATTGCTGGAACCAAACACAAGTACAAAATCACTGGACGCGGAGCTTACGGAGCTTACGGAAGAAAAAGTAAAGGATGTTACAAAG ATATTTATGCCCGTAAATGTAACAAAAGTGCACTGGATATTAGTTGTGATGGACTTTCAAAAAAGTGAAGTGCAAATCCTAGACTCCTTGAAATCAAATACTTATGTTGCCCCTGCTTATCTAGTG ACAACATCGCTGGAGATGTATTTAATGATCAAATTCGGCCTTGCTACTGGCTTTCCTAAGAGGAGGAACTTAGACTTGACAGAGCAGACAAACAC ATGTGACTGTGGGCTCCATGTCCTCTTATACATTCAGCGCTATGGGTGCAGTGACATGTATGGAATTGATGAGGTTAGTAACATGCTTGTTAAGTAA
- the LOC8058046 gene encoding uncharacterized protein LOC8058046 isoform X2 has translation MTIDVTIERIEQILGLPRGTEEGKSVTLPTSAPNQVIDLFLQHGKSKKAIPSAKKPTLKNMAIGAADLLDLMEVVDTKMKVRCFLMIVLNKFLIPSSGSHLNDRQAQIAWDLDSVVKIDWCKLVFEDLKDCIKNRHDDNNNCSGCSIVLLIAVFEALVPSKCPTTEPSVIGYDDEKLKLLLEQIRDKVGVKKERGIDVSNKAQPTEQNRSFLEFEEEIHAIMKEMADHLDDVKCMVPDGKRESIQCSLGTFNTLTKSQYFKCGQ, from the exons ATGACTATTGACGTCACAATTGAGAGGATTGAGCAAATCCTTGGCCTTCCACGCGGAACTGAGGAGGGAAAGAGTGTGACTTTGCCGACATCTGCACCCAACCAAGTTATTGATTTGTTCTTGCAGCATGGCAAAAGCAAAAAGGCCATCCCATCAGCAAAAAAGCCCACTCTTAAAAATATGGCTATTGGTGCAGCTGACTTACTAGATTTGATGGAGGTTGTTGACACAAAAATGAAAGTTAGGTGCTTTCTGATGATCGTATTGAACAAGTTCTTGATTCCGTCGAGTGGCTCTCATCTAAATGACAGGCAGGCTCAAATTGCTTGGGACCTTGATTCTGTAGTAAAAATTGATTGGTGCAAACTGGTATTTGAGGACTTGAAAGATTGCATAAAGAACAGGCATGACGACAACAACAATTGTTCTGGTTGTTCAATTGTTCTATTG ATTGCTGTCTTCGAGGCTTTAGTGCCATCTAAATGTCCAACGACAGAACCATCTGTCATTGGTTACGACGATGAAAAGTTGAAACTACTTCTTGAACAAATTAGAGACAAGGTTGGTGTCAAGAAAGAACGTGGCATTGATGTT AGCAACAAAGCTCAGCCCACGGAGCAAAATAGGTCTTTTCTGGAGTTTGAAGAGGAAATTCATGCAATTATGAAGGAAATGGCTGATCATCTTGATGATGTGAAATGTATGGTGCCAGACGGAAAACGGGAATCAATTCAGTGCAGCCTCGGAACCTTCAATACACTCACAAAGAG CCAATATTTTAAATGTGGACAATGA
- the LOC8058046 gene encoding uncharacterized protein LOC8058046 isoform X1: MTIDVTIERIEQILGLPRGTEEGKSVTLPTSAPNQVIDLFLQHGKSKKAIPSAKKPTLKNMAIGAADLLDLMEVVDTKMKVRCFLMIVLNKFLIPSSGSHLNDRQAQIAWDLDSVVKIDWCKLVFEDLKDCIKNRHDDNNNCSGCSIVLLIAVFEALVPSKCPTTEPSVIGYDDEKLKLLLEQIRDKVGVKKERGIDVSNKAQPTEQNRSFLEFEEEIHAIMKEMADHLDDVKCMVPDGKRESIQCSLGTFNTLTKRKNCWNQTQVQNHWTRSLRSLRKKK, from the exons ATGACTATTGACGTCACAATTGAGAGGATTGAGCAAATCCTTGGCCTTCCACGCGGAACTGAGGAGGGAAAGAGTGTGACTTTGCCGACATCTGCACCCAACCAAGTTATTGATTTGTTCTTGCAGCATGGCAAAAGCAAAAAGGCCATCCCATCAGCAAAAAAGCCCACTCTTAAAAATATGGCTATTGGTGCAGCTGACTTACTAGATTTGATGGAGGTTGTTGACACAAAAATGAAAGTTAGGTGCTTTCTGATGATCGTATTGAACAAGTTCTTGATTCCGTCGAGTGGCTCTCATCTAAATGACAGGCAGGCTCAAATTGCTTGGGACCTTGATTCTGTAGTAAAAATTGATTGGTGCAAACTGGTATTTGAGGACTTGAAAGATTGCATAAAGAACAGGCATGACGACAACAACAATTGTTCTGGTTGTTCAATTGTTCTATTG ATTGCTGTCTTCGAGGCTTTAGTGCCATCTAAATGTCCAACGACAGAACCATCTGTCATTGGTTACGACGATGAAAAGTTGAAACTACTTCTTGAACAAATTAGAGACAAGGTTGGTGTCAAGAAAGAACGTGGCATTGATGTT AGCAACAAAGCTCAGCCCACGGAGCAAAATAGGTCTTTTCTGGAGTTTGAAGAGGAAATTCATGCAATTATGAAGGAAATGGCTGATCATCTTGATGATGTGAAATGTATGGTGCCAGACGGAAAACGGGAATCAATTCAGTGCAGCCTCGGAACCTTCAATACACTCACAAAGAG AAAGAATTGCTGGAACCAAACACAAGTACAAAATCACTGGACGCGGAGCTTACGGAGCTTACGGAAGAAAAAGTAA